One genomic region from Harpia harpyja isolate bHarHar1 chromosome 1, bHarHar1 primary haplotype, whole genome shotgun sequence encodes:
- the MAK gene encoding serine/threonine-protein kinase MAK isoform X7 produces the protein MMYQILQGLAFIHKHGFFHRDMKPENLLCIGPELVKIADFGLARELRSQPPYTDYVSTRWYRAPEVLLRSSIYSSPIDMWAVGSIMAELYTLRPLFPGTSEVDEIFKICQVLGTPKKSDWPEGYHLASAMNFRFPQCVPISLKTLIPNASNEAIQLMSDMLNWNPKKRPTASQALKYPYFQVGQVLGPPPQYLEKQMPIKPVQPTEPKPALPKLEAISKPEPLSSPDVPDKTQPQPLSKVNHQPLQQIQLPQNTANQQVPKQQQQPQAQPFFPAINKISSPKQAASGPQNGTVGPKSYRRRWGQTLVKAMDSWDDLDDTEFGMSCSKKPSIALLKEKKNKECLSSVPERKASCCIQPGEENKVLMTSDSGRSNTSAKQYYLRQSRYLPGVNPKSVSLAAVNKEASHGTWNNHFFSKPLAHTGGGVTFNRNTTDENLIIPIEKLSCKERLNEKLEDPKGNPGFVSGATYNPSGVYIPSFHKKEVGSAGQRIQLAPLGAPVSDYSWKTKAARAQLPGPTFNSAVKNMSILTHPPTIQPVHGRTDWVAKYGGNR, from the exons ATGATGTATCAGATATTACAAGGGCTAGCTTTTATCCATAAACACG GATTTTTTCATAGAGATATGAAGCCTGAAAACCTTCTCTGTATTGGACCAGAACTTGTGAAAATAGCAGATTTTGGTTTGGCTAGAGAACTAAGGTCTCAGCCACCTTATACAGATTATGTTTCTACCAGGTG GTACCGTGCTCCTGAAGTTTTGCTAAGATCATCTATTTATAGCTCACCTATTGATATGTGGGCAGTTGGCAGCATAATGGCTGAATTATACACACTAAGACCTCTTTTCCCAGGCACAAGTGAAGTAGATGAAATCTTCAAAATATGCCAAGTATTAGGGACTCCAAAGAAG AGTGACTGGCCAGAAGGGTACCAtcttgcttctgccatgaatttCCGTTTCCCACAATGTGTCCCTATAAGCCTAAAAACTCTCATCCCAAATGCAAGTAATGAAGCAATACAGCTTATGAGTGATATGTTGAACTGGAATCCGAAGAAGAGACCTACAGCAAGTCAG GCTTTGAAGTACCCTTACTTTCAAGTTGGCCAAGTTCTAGGACCTCCTCCACAGTATCTGGAGAAGCAGATGCCTATTAAACCAGTTCAGCCAACAGAGCCAAAGCCAGCTTTACCAAAACTGGAAGCTATATCCAagccagaacctctgtcttcacCTGATGTCCCTGACAAAACACAGCCACAACCCCTGTCAAAGGTTAACCACCAGCCCCTCCAGCAAATTCAGTTGCCTCAGAATACAGCTAACCAGCAAGTaccaaaacagcagcagcagccacaggcaCAACCATTTTTTCCAGCTATTAATAAAATCTCATCACCG AAGCAAGCAGCTAGTGGCCCTCAGAATGGTACAGTAGGTCCTAAAAGCTACAGAAGACGATGGGGTCAGACTTTGGTAAAGGCTATGGATAGCTGGGATGACTTGGATGACACTGAATTTGGAATGTCATGTTCAAAGAAGCCTAGCATTGcactgttaaaagaaaagaaaaacaaggaatgtCTTTCCAG tgtgCCAGAACGAAAAGCTTCATGCTGTATCCAGCCAGGAGAGGAAAATAAGGTTCTGATGACAAGTGATTCTGGAAGATCAAATACATCAGCAAAACAGTACTATCTAAGACAATCAAGATATCTACCTG GTGTAAACCCTAAGAGCGTCTCTTTAGCAGCAGTCAATAAAGAAGCATCGCATGGAACCTGGAACAACCACTTCTTTTCTAAACCGCTGGCACATACTGGAGGAGGAGTGACTTTCAACAGAAATACTACAG ATGAGAACTTAATTATACCTATTGAAAAGCTATCATGCAAAGAAAGGTTGAATGAAAAATTAGAGGATCCAAAAG GAAACCCTGGCTTTGTAAGTGGTGCTACTTACAACCCATCAGGAGTATATATCCCTTCCTTTCATAAAAAAGAAGTTGGATCAGCTGGACAACGGATACAGCTAGCTCCTCTTGGTGCACCTGTATCAG ATTATTCCTGGAAAACCAAAGCTGCTCGTGCTCAGTTACCAGGTCCTACTTTCAACTCAGCAGTAAAAAACATGAGTATTTTAACTCACCCACCAACAATTCAGCCAGTACATGGAAGAACAGACTGGGTGGCCAAATATGGAGGAAACAGATAG